The Curtobacterium herbarum genome contains the following window.
TGTCGCGACGACCTCGCTGCACCCGGGACACATCAGCGGCCCCGGCTGGGCGCCGATCGGCCCGGTCGGCAACCTCGACCCCGCCGTCTGGCGCACGCTGTCCGCCGGGGAGCCCCTGCTCGTGCCCGGCCTCGGTGCCGAGACGATGGCCCACGTCCACGCTGACGACGTCGCCCAGGCGTTCGAGCTCGCCGTCGAGCACCGCGACGCCGCGGTCGGCGAGGACTTCACCGTCGTCGCCCCCACCGCGCTGAACGTGCGCGGGTACGCGGCGCTCGCCGCGTCCTGGTTCGGCCAGGAGGCCCGGCTCGAGTCCGTCACGTGGGACCGGTTCCGCGCGGTCACCGTGGCTGAGTACGCCGACGCGAGCTGGGAGCACCTGTCGCGCAGCCACGTGTTCAGCACCGACAAGGCACGGCGGGTGCTCGGCTACGCGCCGCGGTACACGGCGGAGGAGACCGTGCTCGACGCGGTGCGGTGGCTCGTGGAGCACGGGCAGGTCGAGGTGGCGGGGGCGCTCGTCGTGTGAGAGCACC
Protein-coding sequences here:
- a CDS encoding NAD-dependent epimerase/dehydratase family protein, which gives rise to MSRQRVVVIGATGHIGTFLVPRLVRAGHDVITISRGTRSAYVDAPEWQQVEQVTADREQEDQDGVFGDRIVALRPDVVVDLVCFTIESATALVDALRGTDVHLVHCGSIWRAGPSVVLPVTEENAIPPVGEYGTQKDAIARMLQQETADGGVATTSLHPGHISGPGWAPIGPVGNLDPAVWRTLSAGEPLLVPGLGAETMAHVHADDVAQAFELAVEHRDAAVGEDFTVVAPTALNVRGYAALAASWFGQEARLESVTWDRFRAVTVAEYADASWEHLSRSHVFSTDKARRVLGYAPRYTAEETVLDAVRWLVEHGQVEVAGALVV